ACGGTTCACGGTCACAGGCGCTCGCCTGTCTCGCGGATCACATGGCGGCGTGATTGCGTTCGGATCGACGGGCTGTTCGTTCGACTTCGACCTCATCAGCGGATGCGGGAAGCCGGCCGACAATCTGGGTTCGTCAATCTGGGTGTTCGGCCGGAACGACAATATCAGGATGAACATCCGTCGGATCGAGGATGGGTATATTGGCTGGGCCATCGACAACAAGAGTTACGGCATCAGCTATTTCGCGGCAGATGGTCCTAACCGAGCTTGCTGGCTGACCATCGGGCTTATCACGTCGCACGACGTGGAGGGGGAGCTAAGCGGCTCTACGAACTGCTCGGTTCAGACGGGCGTTGCCGAAACGGCGCGCGCGGTGATCGTCTATGACGGACAGCCGCAGACGACAGAGCCGGTCCCGACCGGGGGAATGCGTTCGTCACCAATGCGCGGATGAACGATGCGTTGCCTGAGGGGGCGTCGGTCAACGACAACCTCGTGTCGATCAATGGGCGGACGGGGCGACATATCAAGTTCACCCTGACGCTGGGCAGCGCAGTCTATGTGTCCCCGACGGCGAATGCTTCGCTCAATTTCACGCTGAACGGCGGGCGACCCGGCGACGATGTACGGGCGGTGCCGCTCGAGGCTCTGCCCGCGCCTGTCACGCTCACCGCGTTCATTCAGGCCGAAAACTCGGCAAAGATAGTGTTCGGATCGGCCGGTTCGGGTGAGTCGACCACAAACATCGACGCGGGGACGCAGTTCAACCTGACGGTCGAAGGCCCGTGGATTGCATGACGCACCGCCTCTCAAGGACTCCCTTAAATTGACCCACAACGAACCCGCAACTCTCCTGAGGGACATCCTCGGCTTCATCTCCGGACTCGTGCCGGGGATGATCGGGGCGGCGCTCGGCGTCTTCTTCCAGGGCGCCTTACCGTGGACCCAACGCATCCTTCAATTCACCGTTGGCCTCATCGTGAGCCACTACGTTGGAGGAGCGCTGGTCGCAATGTTTCCTGATTGGCCAACCATCGTACAAGACGCGGTCAAGCTCGGGATCGGCATGTCGGCCTTTGAGGGCGCACGCCGGTTCCGCTTGGCGGCCATTGAGGTCGCTGGCCAAGCCCCTAAGGACCTCTGGGAACACCTCAAGTCCCTCTTCGGGAAGCGCAAGTGAGCCGCGCTGCCGCCTCAGAGCTCGACGCCCTGCACGCCCTCGCGGCACGCACGCTGGCGGACGAACTGAAGCGGGCGTCGGCCGCTGCGCGGGAACCGCGGACGATCCGATCCCCTGATGGGAAGGCGAAAATCCCGAACCCCGCCTACCAGGCGCTCAACCCGCAGCTCATCGACAAGGTCCTGAAGTTCCTCAAGGACAACGGCATCGACTCCCCGGCTCGGGGATCGGCGGTGTCGAACCTCGCGGAAGCCCTCAGGGACCTCGACGTGGGCGACATGGCCTCATTCCAGTGAGCCTCTAGGAGGCCCGTACAGCGCCCTCGAGCCTCGAGTGGTCTCCTAGTACCCGAAACGTGATATTCACGCTGAGGACCCTGTTCCACGGCGTTTCACGGCATATCTGACGCGCAAGGGAGCACTGTGACCCCCGAAGAGAAGCTCAAAGGCTCCTTCATCGTCTTCCTGTGGTATGTCTGGACCCGCATCCTGGGGCTTCCTAAGCCCACGCGGGTTCAGCTCGACATCGCCGACTACATCGCCAACGGGCCGCGCAAGCGGTTCATCGCGGCCTTCCGCGGCGTCGGCAAGACGTTCCTCACGGCCGCCTACATTGTCTGGCGGCTCTGGCGCGAGCCCGATCTCAAGATCATGGTGGTGTCCGCGAACGAGCGCTTTGCGACCAAGGTCGCCGCCTTCGTCCACACCCTCATCAACGCTGAAGACCGCATCACGCGCGAGGAGGTCCCCTGGGCCGAGCTCCGCGCCGGCCCGAAGCAGAAGAACTCCACCCTCGAGTTCGACGTTGGCCCCTCATCGCCCTCAAAGGACCCTTCGGTGTTCGCCGTCGGGATCACCGGGCAGATGACCGGCGGCCGCGCTGATCTGATCCTGTTCGACGACATCGAGGTCCCCAGCAACTCCGAGACGGAGGCGCAGCGGGAGAAGATCGAGAGCCGGGCTGAGGAGGCCGCGGCGATCCTGAAGCCAGGCGGCGAGGTGATCTACCTCGGCACCTTCCAGTCCATGCAGTCGATCTATCGGCACCTCATGGAGAAGGGCTACGGGATGCGGCTATGGCCCGCCCGGTATCCCCCTGGCGGAGAAGCTCCACCTCTACGCCGACCTCCTGGCGCCGCCGCTGAAGGCCGACATCGACGCCAACCCAGCGCTGATGAAGGCGACCGGCTCGACCCTCGGCGGAGCCCCAACGGACCCTGACCGGTTCCACGAGACCGACCTCATGGAACGTGAGGCGGAGTGGGGTGCGGCCGGCTTCCAGCTCCAATTCATGCTCGACACGTCGCTCAGCGACGCCGAGCGGTTCCCCTTAAAGACCCGCGACCTGATCGTGATGGACGTCCCTCCGGAGGTCGCTCCAGTTCGTGTCGCCTGGGGCGCTGCCCCGGAGAAGGTCCACAAGGACCTCGACAACGTCGGCTTCGACGGCGACCGGCTGTACGCGCCGATCTTCACCTCCGCCGACTTCCAGCCCTTCAGCGGGTCCGTCATGGACATCGACCCCTCGGGCCGCGGTAGCGACGAGACCGCCTACATCGTGACCAAGTTCCTCAACGGCGTGGTCTTCATCCGCCGCTGGGGCGGGTTCCGTGACGGCCACTCAGAGGCAACCCTGCGGCGCCTTGCGGAGATCGCGAAGGAGGAGAAGGTGAACCTGGTTCGGGCCGAGGGCAACTTTGGCGACGGCATGTTCCTGCGGCTCCTCGAGCCTCACCTCCGCGCGGTCGGCTACCCGGTCGCCACCGAAGACCACAAGGTCTCTGGGCAGAAGGAGGTCCGCATGATGGGCCTGATCCGGCCGGCGCTCCAGCAGCATCGCATCGTGATCGACACGACCGTCGTGCGGGACGACCTCCAGTCCGCCAAGCGAGCCGCACAGCTCCTCAAGGGTTCCGATAGGGGCTCCTCGATGGAGACCTCTGGGCTCTATCAGCTCACGCACCTGACCGAGGCTCGTGGTGCTCTGAAGCACGACGACCGCCTCGACGTCCTCGCCCACGCTCTCGCTTACTGGTCCAGTCGGATGAACGCCGACGCCCACGAGGCGGAGCTGAAGCTGAAGGAGGCTCAGGACCGAGAGTTCGAGCGGCTGATCTTCCAGACCCAGGTGATCCCTGTCCACTCCCGCCGGAAGACCGGCCGGGGACGCGGCAGGCGCCGTTAGGAGACCTTATGGCCTACATCACGGGACGCCGAGTGGCCCCTCCCCGACCCCGGTCGCTGGGTCCCTGGGAGGACGACCCTCTTCTCCCCCACCTCACGGTGGACGGTCCGGACCATGTGGATACCGGATTGGTCACCTCGGACGGGGACCCGATCTATCACACTCCCCCCACCCATAGGGTTCGGCCGGGATCACGAGTGGTGAGACTTGAGAACGCCTTGAGGATGCCGTGAAGGAGTCCTTGAGGTTCTCCTTAGGGTAGAAGACAGAAAGAGAAACATAGACTGGATACCGTAAGGGATACCGTAAGGGATACCGTAAGGGATACCGTAAGGGATACCGTAAGGGATACCGTCACGGAACCCTTATAGTATCCTTAAGGTATATACGTAGAAAGATCGGTCTCCTTTTCAAGGGGTCCCCTCCCCTGGGACCGGTCTCTCGCCGTGGCGGACCCTGGTCGGACACCCGGCCGGGGACTGTCCGAACCATGTAGGCATCTTTCGGACATCCATAGGCCCGTGAAACGCCGTGAAACAGGGTCTACAGCGCAGATATGGGTAAGGGGGCTATCAGGGTAGCGTGAGGAGCCTGAAGGCTCTGTACGGGGCTCCTGGGGCAAATTAGAGCATATACGCTTTTGCGCATGTCGGGGACCTATACGCTGGACCGTATAAGTCGATCACTTTTGGCGCACAATTCCGAGACCCCATATACGCGCGCTCGACACCGCGGTTCCCCCATAGGGGTGGGTGGCACGGTTCTTGCTACGCGCGTCGCGTCTTCCCCTGTCCGCAAGGCGCCACGCCGTCCTCTTGGCGCAACATGCTGGCACAATTGACGCGGACCCCTCGCAAATCAGCCAATCGGATGGCGGATTGTGCGCCAGACGGGCACGGTGGAGGGGCTGGAGGGGCGAGGGACGGCAGGGGACGGGGCTGGCTTGATCCGTACAGCGAGGCGAGCGCCTGTTAGCCCCTGCCTTTTTCGATCCGGGGACCATCGCGGAGGCCTTAGCGGAACCCTGCCGGCTGCCTTGAAGCACCCCTGAAGCGCCAAAAACGCCCCGCTAAGTGCTTGATGCACAAGGGAAACCGAAAAAAGTCGAGAAAATCACGTTAGGGGGATTGTATCGGACACCGGATTAATCCATATTCCTGTTGTCGCCGGATGATCCGGACGCGGGGCGAAAGACCTCCGGCGGCGGACCTAGGGTCCCCTGCCTTGTGCTGTAATGGCCGGGCTTGGATGCCAAGGGGTTCTGCGGCTCCCGTTACGTCTAGTCGGACGGTTCTCGCGGTTCTCTAGCGGCTCCAATCGGAACCCGCCAAGGTCCGCCACGGTGGAGCCTAACGCGACGCGTTAGGATCGAACGGCGATAGATAAGCCTTCCCTTAGGTCCGTCCGGGGGAAGCTAGAGGGACCGCTAAGCCCCCTCGATTGATCCGCCTCTGTTTGGCGGCTTAGCCTTGTCGGACGATGGGAGAACCATCTTGCGGCACGCATGGCCCTTCCTAGTCGCGCAAGCGTCGGATGGGCTAACAGTGGGACCGCGCCTTGTGCGCTGCAAGCTGGAAAACATGCGGGCGGCTTGAGTAGGCTACAGCGTTCAGTCCGCGCAAGAGGTCTGGTTACCGGCGATATGCGTCCTGCGGAGGGATATGCATTGCTAGGGCAGGGCCAAGCCGTCCCGCAAGGGGTCGCCGTGTGGCGTAGAGGCTTACGAAAAGGGAAACAGGGCGAGTGCCGAGTGCGACGGATCACGCTCGCCCCGGTTTCTTTTGGGGATGCGTTAGGGGACTTCGACCCGGTGCACCGACTAGTCGGACGAACCTAACACGCTGCGCAGCCATCCCCAAAAGAAGCCGTCCGGATCACCCGGATTGCACCCGATACTCACGTTTAGGGGACCGTCATGTCCAACCGCAGCATCCGCGAAGATGAGGAAAGCCTCGCGCTTTCAATGTTCATTCTCGGGGCCGTCACGGGGGTTTTGATCTCGTTCCTCTTTGCTGACCTGTTCATCTGAGGAGGCGAACAATGTTCACGTTCAAGGGAGCGGTTGCGATTATCGCGGCTGCGGAAGCTGTCGTTGGACGGCTATCCTATGCGGCGCGCACCGCGCTTCTGGATGAGCACTATCCGGGGACCGCTGTCGCCACGCTGGCTGACGCGGCGCGGGTGAAGCTGTGAAGGCCGGTGACGTCAAAGTGGTCGGAACCATCGACCTGACGCCCACATGGGAAGAGACGGCGGGGATCATCTCCATGATCCTCCAGAACGGCAATTACGACGGCATCAAGGCCGCCGAAGCGGAGCTGTTCCGCATGGCGCGGCTGGCTGACGCCTACGTCGCGCAGAGCAAGGGCGACCTGAAGTGAGCCCGCTTGGAACCCTCCGCCACCACGTCACGGGCGCAATCGAGCGCGGTGAGGCGACCGCCATCATCGGCAAGGTCGCCACGCATCGCCTTGTCATCCGCGAGCCTGACGGGACGGTCTGGCTGGATCGCTACCTTGCGGTTGAGTCCGACCACGAGGCGATCAACGATCAGGCGGACCACTGGAAACCGCCGTATTCCCTCGCGGAACCCGGTCGCTACCGTTCGGAGCTCTACCGGATGGGCGAGGCGAAACCCTACAGCATCATCGGATAGGAGCCGGCCATGTTCCAAGTCACCAACCGTGACCGTGCGGACTGGGCGCGCATCGCTCAGGACGCCTTCGACGCTCAGGTCTACTTCCCCGGCTCCGGTCGATCCGTCGATGACGTTGAGCCTCTGTCGACCCGGATCAAGGACCTCATCACGGGCTTGACCCACCTCGCCCGGTTGGAAGCCGGAGTGGCGGACGTCGAGGCCTTCGTCCTGTCGGCTCTCCGGATGCACGACATGGAGGCCGCTGAGGACCCGGACAGCAACGAGGGGGATAGTGATGGATGACAGCTATCTCCAAGTCCGTCCGGTCAAGCCGGTCGACGGCTCTTTCGAGCGGGCGTTTGCGGGTGACCGTATTGCCGCTTGGGGGCTTTACGAGGCTGACACCGACGGCCTTCCAATGTGGCTGGCCGATTACCCTACCGAGGCCGCCGCAACCACTGTCGCCATTCGGGCTGGATGGGCGCGTGGCCTCGACGTCCACTTCGACCACCTCGACGGAACCACTTCAATCCGGAGGGCTGACCATGCTGACCACGCTTGACCGCCTGACGTTCGGCCGCAAGGTCCCTGACGGCTCCTTCGTGGACGCCTTAGACTGGGCGCGCTTCGAGGCTCGTCACGTCGCCCCTGCGTTTCCGGCGGGATACACTGTGATCCACGCCGAGGGCGCATGGCGCGATGAGGCGACCGGCGAGCCCGTTCACGAACCCGCGACGATCATCGAGGTCGCCCATGACGGGTCGGAGGAGAGCGTCAAGGCGCTCTTGGCGGTCGCTAGGGTCTATAAGGCGCTCTACCGGCAGGACACCGTGATGCGCTCAACGTCACCCGTGCGGGTCGACTTCATCTGATAGTCACGTTTCAGGGAGGATATGAGATGCGTGTCTTTCGTGTGCAGCGCGACTGCGGTCAGGGGCCGTTCCAGGGAGAAGGCCAGCGGGTCCTCGAATATGCGCTGGGACGCCCGAGCCACTATCAGGCCATGCCCTGTCCTTGGGAGGACGGAATACTGAATGGCGGCGGGCGTCCATGCGGCTGCGCTACGATCCGCGACGTCATCCGCTGGTTTCCGAAGCGCGCCCGTCAGGCGCTCCATGACCGGGCCTACAAGCTCTTCGAGTTCGAGGTTCCGGATCAGCACGTTCTCAAGGGCGGCGTTCAGGTCGTCTTTGATCCGACCCAGGCGGAGGTCGTCGCGTCGTACCCACTCGCCGCCTAACCAATGTTCACGTTTACGGGATG
The genomic region above belongs to Sphingomonas sp. J315 and contains:
- the terL gene encoding phage terminase large subunit, which produces MKADIDANPALMKATGSTLGGAPTDPDRFHETDLMEREAEWGAAGFQLQFMLDTSLSDAERFPLKTRDLIVMDVPPEVAPVRVAWGAAPEKVHKDLDNVGFDGDRLYAPIFTSADFQPFSGSVMDIDPSGRGSDETAYIVTKFLNGVVFIRRWGGFRDGHSEATLRRLAEIAKEEKVNLVRAEGNFGDGMFLRLLEPHLRAVGYPVATEDHKVSGQKEVRMMGLIRPALQQHRIVIDTTVVRDDLQSAKRAAQLLKGSDRGSSMETSGLYQLTHLTEARGALKHDDRLDVLAHALAYWSSRMNADAHEAELKLKEAQDREFERLIFQTQVIPVHSRRKTGRGRGRRR
- the terL gene encoding phage terminase large subunit — translated: MTPEEKLKGSFIVFLWYVWTRILGLPKPTRVQLDIADYIANGPRKRFIAAFRGVGKTFLTAAYIVWRLWREPDLKIMVVSANERFATKVAAFVHTLINAEDRITREEVPWAELRAGPKQKNSTLEFDVGPSSPSKDPSVFAVGITGQMTGGRADLILFDDIEVPSNSETEAQREKIESRAEEAAAILKPGGEVIYLGTFQSMQSIYRHLMEKGYGMRLWPARYPPGGEAPPLRRPPGAAAEGRHRRQPSADEGDRLDPRRSPNGP
- a CDS encoding DUF3574 domain-containing protein — encoded protein: MLTTLDRLTFGRKVPDGSFVDALDWARFEARHVAPAFPAGYTVIHAEGAWRDEATGEPVHEPATIIEVAHDGSEESVKALLAVARVYKALYRQDTVMRSTSPVRVDFI